In the Nitrospirota bacterium genome, GTTCTTATAAACCGCTATAGAGTGCTTTCAAATGCCCACTCCGCTCTTTCAGCCGTCATGGCATATCGCCTAAGGAGTTTTTTCTGCATCCTGAGTGTAAGCATAGCAATAGCCGCAATAACCGCCATTGTTGCCGCAGTAGAAGGCGCTTACAATAGCGCCTATGAGCTGGTTGATAAGTTTGGCCCTGATACCGCTCTCATAATTGGAGGAGGTGAAGTCCAAAAGGCTTCCGGTTACAGAGAGAAGACCCTCACACTGACCGATGCCCGGGCAATTCGGGATGCTTTTATGTCGGCATGGCTGGTCATGCCTGTAGCCATAAAATCCGGGACAACTGTCTCTTACGGCAGTAAAAAACATCAGGCACTGGTTTTGGGTTCATCAGAGGACTACAGCAGAAGCTGGAGTTGGCCTGTTAGTGAAGGCACTGACTTAACGGCTGAGGATATCGCCTCTGGCACAAATGTCTGCCTGACCGGCCTGAAAGTTGTACAGGAACTGTTTGATGATAAGTCCCCTGTAGGAGAGACTATCATGGTCGGCATAATTCCCTGTAAAGTCATCGGCGTTCTTGCCGACAGAACCATATCCCAAATGGGACAGGATCTTAATGACCGGATAATTATGCCCATCTCGACAGTTATGCGAAAACTGCTTAACGAATCCCGCTACGTGTCGGTCATAAAGGTACGGTTTGAAGACCATGAAAATCTGAAATACCACATAGCTGAACTCAAAGAATTTCTCAGACACCGCCATAATATCAAAGAGGACGATGAGGATGATTTTAAGATTATCACCTCCGACGAAATTATAGCGTTTCTCGTTGCGTTAACCGGCTCATTAGTGGTTTTTTTGGGCATAACCGGTTTAGTGTCGCTGGTTGTGTCAGGGTTTGTACTGGCTAACTTATTTCTTCTTTCGGTTAAGGAAAGAACACGGGAGATAGGCATAAGGAGAGCGTGTGGGGCAACCGCCAGGGATATTTTTACCATGTTTTTATTTGAAGCCGCACTCATTACAGCACTGGGAGGCGTTGTGGGATTTTTGTTAGGAATTGCAGTTTCTGAAATTCTTAATGCCACAGCGGACTTTCCCATACATTTTTCATGGAAAGCCTTTGCAGCAGCCTTATCTCTTTCCATTATCACAGGAGTTGTGTTTGGTATAAAACCTGCCGTTTCCGCCTCATCATTAAAACCTATCGAGGCAATACGGTGAAAATGCCTCCCGTAAGACACACCTATTCAGCCAAAAACCTGATTCTTAATCTTAAAATCGCACTAAAATCCCTTAGTAACTTTAAACTGCGAACCGCACTTGCCGTAATGGGTGCCGTGTTTGGAGCGCTTTCAATTACTGTGGTCTCAAGTGTCTCTCTCTCAATGAAAATAAAAACAGAAAGGGAATTAGCCTCATTTGGTAAAAATCTGCTTGTAATCAGAAGCGGCCAAATGAAAACCCACGGCAGACCTGACGTTATGACAGACTCTCCCAAACTGAGCACTCTTGATGCCGCTGCTATCAGAGACCATACGCCGTATGTGAAAGAGACCTCCGTTATTGCACACAGGTCGTTGCCAGTGCGCTACTCTGACATGACCCTTCCTGGAGCAATTGTGATGGGAGTTTCGGCAGGGTACTTTAAAATCAGAGACCTTAAACTAAGCTCCGGCACACTGTTTACACAAACGCATTACAATGGGCTACAGAGGGTGGTTGTGATAGGTTCAAATATAGCTGAGAGGTTTTTCGCCCCTGATGAAAACCCCCTCGGAAAATACATTTATATCTATCAGCTGCCATGTGAAATAATTGGGGTAGCAACGCCTATGGGAGTGGATTTCTCGGACATTAATCAGGATAACCTCGTATATATGCCGCTTCAGACATATTTAAGAAGGTTTACAAACACTACAAAGGTTAACTTTATTCAGGTGCAAGCAGTGGATGGCGCTGTTATGGAGCCGCTTAAGGCAGAGACCGAAAGGATACTAAAAGAGCGCCACGGAATAAAAGAGGGCGAACAAAATGATTTTACCGTCTTTACCCTGAAAGATTTGACTACAATGCAGGACAAATCAATCAGGATAGTTAGAATACTGGGGCTTTGTGCCAGTACGGCATCGTTTTCGATAAGTGCAATAGGGATTCTTTCAATAATGGCCCTCATGGTGACAGAGCGCCGGGTTGAGATAGGAATAAGACGGGCAGTTGGGGCAGCAAAGAGAGA is a window encoding:
- a CDS encoding ABC transporter permease, with amino-acid sequence MLSNAHSALSAVMAYRLRSFFCILSVSIAIAAITAIVAAVEGAYNSAYELVDKFGPDTALIIGGGEVQKASGYREKTLTLTDARAIRDAFMSAWLVMPVAIKSGTTVSYGSKKHQALVLGSSEDYSRSWSWPVSEGTDLTAEDIASGTNVCLTGLKVVQELFDDKSPVGETIMVGIIPCKVIGVLADRTISQMGQDLNDRIIMPISTVMRKLLNESRYVSVIKVRFEDHENLKYHIAELKEFLRHRHNIKEDDEDDFKIITSDEIIAFLVALTGSLVVFLGITGLVSLVVSGFVLANLFLLSVKERTREIGIRRACGATARDIFTMFLFEAALITALGGVVGFLLGIAVSEILNATADFPIHFSWKAFAAALSLSIITGVVFGIKPAVSASSLKPIEAIR
- a CDS encoding ABC transporter permease — protein: MPPVRHTYSAKNLILNLKIALKSLSNFKLRTALAVMGAVFGALSITVVSSVSLSMKIKTERELASFGKNLLVIRSGQMKTHGRPDVMTDSPKLSTLDAAAIRDHTPYVKETSVIAHRSLPVRYSDMTLPGAIVMGVSAGYFKIRDLKLSSGTLFTQTHYNGLQRVVVIGSNIAERFFAPDENPLGKYIYIYQLPCEIIGVATPMGVDFSDINQDNLVYMPLQTYLRRFTNTTKVNFIQVQAVDGAVMEPLKAETERILKERHGIKEGEQNDFTVFTLKDLTTMQDKSIRIVRILGLCASTASFSISAIGILSIMALMVTERRVEIGIRRAVGAAKRDIVLQFLGESSFVSVSGGIVGVCTGTLITIGISYFSELPLSVSASGVALALICSIVTGIVSGVYPSIRAVRIAPVNITHN